The Streptomyces sp. WZ-12 genome segment GGCGGGGTGGCGGGGCCGTCGGCGTAGTCCCGGCCGAGGGTGACGCTGACGCCGGGCGCGGCGGCCTGCCGGAGCACCGCGCCGGCGAACTGCTGGGCGACGGCCCGCGCCTGGTCCTGCTGGCCGGGACCGTAGGCGACGACGGTGGCGGTGTACTGGTGGGCCGCGGCGGTGGCGGTGCGGGTCACGGTGAAGCCGGCCGTCCGGAGTTGGGCGGCGGCGTGCGCGGCGAGCCCGGCGACGGAGGTGCCGTTGTAGACCGCGACGGCGGCGCCGGGCGCGGGCGGCGCGGCGACGGGCGTCGGGACGGCGGCCTTGGGGTCCTCCTGCGCGCCGCGGTGCGGGCCGCCCCCGGCGTCCTGGCCGTCGATGGTGCGGTCGGCGCGCAGGTCGGCCCAGAGGTGGTCGGCGTCCGGGTGGACCACCGCGACCCGGGCGCCCTGGTAACGCCAGGGCACGGTCAGGAACTTGGTGTCGCGCAGGTCGACGTCCTTCATCGACAGCGCGAAGGCGAGGAGCCGGTCCGCGGAGCCCAGCCCGGGGTCGACGGTGAGGGCCGCGGTGGCCGCCCGGGCCAGCGGGAGCAGCGTGGAGGGGTTCATGCCGCGGGACTTGACCTTCTTGATCAGCGCGGCGGTGAACGCCTGTTGGCGCTTGATCCGGCCGATGTCGGAGCCGTCCCCGAGGCCGTGCCGCAGGCGGACGTAGTCCAACGCCCGCTGCCCGGAGACGGATTGCGGCCCCCGGGAGAAGAGCCGTTTGCCGCGGGCCCCCCGGTGCGGGTTGAGGTCGCCCTCGTAGACGTCCTGCGGCACGCAGACCGCCACCCCGCCGACGGCCGTGGTCAGCGCGGCGAAGCCGGCGAAGTCGACGACGACGGTGTGGTCCACCCGCACTCCGGTCAGTTGCTCCACGGTGTTCTGGGTGCAGGCCGGGTTCCCCTTGGCCGTGCCGCCCACCGTGAACGCGGAGTTGAACATCGCGGCCGACCTGGCCGGCGTCCACGTCCCGTCGGGCATCCGGCAGGGCGGGATCCCGACGAGCGCGTCCCGGGGGAAGGAGACCGCGAGCGCGTGCCGGCCGTCGCCGTAGACGTGCAGCAGGAACGCGGTGTCGGAGCGCCCCACGTCGCCGGTGCCGCCGCCCAGCTTGCGGTTCTCGCCGGACCGCGAGTCGGAGCCGATGACCAGGACGTTGTTGCCGCCGGCGCCGGCGGCGGGCCGGTCCCGACTGAGGCCGTCCGCGCCGAAGGTGGAGATGTCCCCGTTGAGCTGGAGGTAGAGCCAGCCGGCGCCGGCGACCAGCAGCACCAGGAGCGAGAGGGTCGTCGCGGCCGCCGTACGGACCGCGCCCGGCCCGCGCCCGGCCTCCGCCCCGTCCCCCCGTGCGCCTCCTGCCCTGTGGCTGCGTGTCACGTGTGCACCCTCGTCCGTGCGATTTCCCGACGGCAGACGGATCCCCCCTGCCCAGGGTTATACAGTTGCGCAATGTAGCAAGTGAAATGTGAGCCCGGCCCCGCGAGACCGGCCGCGCACACCGACTGTGGTGACAAACGAGAGAAGGGTGGCAGCGATGCTGCGCAACGGACTGGAACCTTGGCATCTACTGATCGTGGCGCTCGTGGTGATCCTCCTCTTCGGCTCCAAGAAGCTGCCGGACACCGCCCGCGCGCTGGGCAAGTCGCTGCGCATCCTCAAGAGCGAGACCAAGGCGATGCGGGAGGACGACGGGACGCCGCCCACCGCGGCCTACGCTCCCGGCCCGCAGGAGTCGGCGGAGGCACCGCGGACGATCCACGCGGCACCCGGCGCCGCCGCGACCGGCACCACCTCCGGCACCCCGGCCGCCAGCGCCACCCCCGGCACCGCCGAGCGACCGGCCGCCGCCCCCGCGAACCAGGAAGCCGGCCCGAACCCCGCGCACTGAAGCCGGGCCGCCACCGGCACGCCTCCACCTACACCGGCCTCACGGGCTCACCCCGTCGAAGCCGTACCGCAGGGGCTCGCTCTTCACCTTGAGGTCGCGGCGGTAGATGTGCAGCGCCGCGATCTGCATGCCCTCGGGGGCACTCTCCACCCGACAGGGATGGCTCACCTGGAGCACGCTCGGCCGACCGGTCAGTTGCAGCCGCACCCCGTCGGCGGGCCCTCCGGTCAGCACTGCCGTCTCCCAGTGCGCCGCGTCCGTCATCGCGCCCTGCACCAACTTCGTTTCGTCCATGAGCAACACTTTAGGGATTGCGCAACCAGGGAACCATCAAGGAGCGCGCCGCGTTGTCTGAGCGGTGGCCGCCCCCCGTTCACCGCCCGGGCGACGCGGCCGGCAAGCGGGCCGGGCCCCCGGGCAATTGACCCTCAACCCATCGGGGATGACACGTGCACCACAACGACCGCTTAACGGCCCAGGACGCTCTCGCCTTCGAGCGCACCCTGGACCAGGCCCTCAACTCCCCGGACCTCAGAGCCGCGTTGTCCCGCACCGCCGGTTCGGTCAACGCCGAGCAGCTGCGCAGCGCGGCGCTGCAGTCCCGTGACACCCTGGCCGCCACGGCGGCCTCGGAACACCGCGAGCTGCTCCGGCTGCGCACCGCCTCGGCCGACGCGCCCGCCAGCGTCGTCCCCTCGCCGTCCGGCGTCGGCACGACCTCCCGGAGCGGTGGACTGCTGCCCGCGCTGGGGGTGTTGATACCAGGGCTGGCCACCACCGCCGCGGCCGTCTTCCTGTTGTTCGGCTTCGGGCTGCGCGCCGTGGCCCCGTCCTCCCTCGCCGACAACCTGATCACGGCGGGCTGGACGTCCGCCGGGGTCGCCGTCGTCGCGACCCTGGTCGGGCTGGTCTGGCTGCTGACGACGGCCGCCCGCAACCGCGCCGGCGACGCCTCCGCCGAGTCCGACCCGGCGGCCGCCCGGGCGCACGAGGTCTGGCAACTGGCCCTGTTGGAGCGGGGGATCATGCCGTTCCTGCTCGGTCGGATCGACGCCGCGGTGCGCGGTGTGCCGGCCGCCGAGCGCCCGGCGCTCCCCCGCCCGGCCGCGGCCGGCGTGGTCGGCGGCGCGGGCGAGGGGCGTCCGGCGCCGGCCGACGGTCCGGGCTTCAGCTCGCCCGACTTCGCCAGCCCGGATTTCGCCAGCCCCGACTTCGCCGGCCCGGATTACGGCCGGCCGGGCTTCACCGGGCCGTCGGCGTCCGACTCCCCGTGATGCGCGCCGCCGGGGAAGCCCCCCGGCGGCGCCGCACCGTCCGGGCCGGGCACCTCACAGATGCGCGACGACGGCGGGTATCAGGTCCTCGAACGTCCGCCCCTGGGCGGGCGCGCCGATCGCGGCCATCTCCCAACCGCCGCCCGACCGGAAGACCTTGGCCATGATCTGGGCGGTGTGCGAGCCGCCGGCGGAGAGGGTGTAGCGGGCCAGCTCCTGGCCACTGGCCTCGTCGAGCAGGCGGCAGAAGGCGTTCTCCACCTCCTGGAAGGTCTGCCCGGTGAAGGAGTTGACGGTGAAGACGATCTGGTCGACGTGGGCCGGCACCCGCTGGAGGTCGACCAGGATCGACTCGTCGTCGCCGCCCTGACCGGCGCCGCCGACGAGGTTGTCGCCGGTGTGCCGCACCGAACCGTCGTCGCTCACCAGGTGGTTGAAGAAGACGACGTCGACGGGCTGCTGGCCGGCGAAGAGCACGGCCGAGGCGTCGAGGTCGATCTCGCGGGCGGTGAGTCGGGCGAGGAAGCCCTTGCGGCGGGCGGCCTGCCAGCCCAGGCCCATCCGGACCACACTCAACGAGCCGCCGTCGGCCTTGCTCAGGCTGACCTTCTGGCCCTTGCTCAAGTTCACACTCATCTGATTCCCCATATGTCGGTCTCCCCAGGAAACGGACGCGCCGGCACGGCAGTTCCGGATTCCGTCGACGAATCCGCGATCCCTGTCACGCGCGAAACGGACATACTGGGACGGAGTTGGCCATTGACGGCCGGGCCGGCGCGCGCTCAGTCGCGGGAATTACCGAACAGCAACCGGTAGATGATGAGCAGGACCAGGGCACCGGCGATGGCCGCGACCCAGGTGGCGACGTCGAAGAAGTTGTGCGCGATCGGCCGGTGCAGGAACTTCGCCGACAGCCAACCGCCGATGAACGAACCGGCGATGCCGATGAGCGTGGTGCCCACCAGCCCGCCGGGGTCCCGCCCAGGAAGCAGGAACTTGGCTATCGCCCCGGCCAGGAGCCCGAGCACGATCCAACTGATGATGCCCACGGGACATCCTCCCCTCGGTGGTGGGTACGCAGGTCGTTGTGTACCCAGATCGTTGTGTGCGGCGGTCGTTGGGTGAGCGGTCGTCGGCCACGGACGCCGTGGACAAGGACGCCGCCGGGTACCGGCACCGTTGCCTCGGGGACGCCCGGTGAACGGCCGCCGCCGTCGCACGCTCGCGAAAATCTACATCACTGTAGAAGTTGGCCGCGCGCGATCCGGCCAGGACCTGCGGCACCGCGTTTGCCGGGGCGTCGGGCCGGCGGGAGGCTGGGGGTATGGCGGGCGCCGGGCTCCCGGAGACGTTGTCCGGGTGGGCCGTTGAGCGGCCGGGGCCGATGGCCTCGGGACCGCTGACGGCGGTGCGCCGCCCCGTTCCGGTGCCCGGTCCCGGAGAACTGCTGGTGAGGGTGGAGGCTTGCGGTGTCTGTCGTACGGATCTGCATCTCGCTGAGGGTGATCTTCCGCCGCACCGGCCGGGCACCATACCGGGACACGAGATCGTGGGGCGGGTGGTGGCCGCGGGTCCGGCGGTGACGCGTTTCCGGGTCGGCGACCGGGCGGGCGGCGCCTGGCTCCGCGCCACCTGCGGCGAGTGCCGCTACTGCCGGTCCGGCGCCGAGAACCTCTGCCCCGCCTCGCGGTACACCGGGTGGGACGCGGACGGCGGATTCGCCGACCTGACCCTGCTGCCGGCCGACTACTCCTACCCGCTGCCGGAGTCCCAAGACGCCAAGACGCTGGCCCCGTTGCTGTGCGCCGGGATCATCGGCTACCGGGCGCTGCGACGGTCCGCGCTGCCACCGGGCGGGCGGCTGGGCATCTACGGCTTCGGCGGCTCGGCCCACCTGGCGGCCCAGGTGGCGGTGGCCGAGGGGGCCCGGGTGCACGTGCTCACCCGGTCCCCGCAGGCGCGCGAACTGGCCCGCGCCCTGGGCGCGATGTCGGTCGGCGACGCCTACGACCGGCCGCCCGAACCGCTGGACTCGGCGATCCTCTTCGCGCCGGTGGGTGAGTTGGTACCGGTGGCACTGGCGGCGCTGGACCGCTCCGGGACGCTCGCGGTGGCCGGCATCCACCTCACCGACGTCCCCCCGCTCGACTACCAGGAACACCTCTTCTACGAGCGGAACTTGCGCAGCGTGACCGCCAACACCCGGCTCGACGGGCGGGAGTTCCTCCGGACCGCCGCGCGCATCGGCATCCGGGTCAGCACCATGCGGTATCCGCTGGGCCGCGCCCCCGAGGCGCTCGCCGACCTCGCGGGCGACCGGGTGCAGGGGGCGGCGGTGCTGGTGCCGGACGGGGAGTTCAGCCCGTCGTGAGATAGGCCGCGACGAGGTCGGCGGGGGCCGCCTGCTTCCAGGAGTCGACGAGGATGTCGCGGAGCTCGTCCCGGTCGTCGAGGGCGGCCAGCCGCACCCGGACCCAGTGCGAACCCGCCTCGTGCGGCGGCACCCAGAACTTCGCCGGCTCCGCCGCGATCAGTTCACCGCGCTCGTGGAGGGGGCACCGCACCGCGAACGAGGTCTCGTCGTCGGGCACGGTCAGGAACATCTTCCCGGCGACCCGGAAGGTGGGCATGCTCCACGCCTCCTTCTCCACGGTCTGCGGGAGGGAGAGCGCGATGCGGCGGACGTCGCGGGAGTCGAGCCCGGAGCCGGCGCCGGAGGCGGTCGTGGTCACCTCACCAGGGTACGACCCGATGATCTCCGCCGGAGGGGCGGCGGAGCGCCGCCCGGAGCCGCGGAGCGCGACCCCGGTGCGGCGGCCGCGGGGGTTCACCACGGGGACGGGGCGTAGTCCTTGAGGAAGCAGCCGTGCAGGTCCTCGCCCTGTTCACCGCGGACGATCGGGTCGTAGACCCGGGCCGCGCCGTCCACCAGGTCCAGCGGGGCGTGGAAGCCCTCGTCGGCCAGCCGCATCTTCTCCGGGTGCGGGCGCTCGTCGGTGATCCAGCCGGTGTCGACCGCGGTCATCAGGATGCCGTCGGTCTCCAGCATCTCGCGGGCGCTGGTGCGGGTGAGCATGTTGAGCGCGGCCTTGGCCATGTTGGTGTGCGGGTGGCCGGCCCCCTTGTAGCCGCGGCTGAACTGGCCCTCCATCGCGGAGACGTTGACCACGTACTTGCGCCGGGCCGGGGAGCCGGCCAGCGCCGGACGCAACTTGCTGACCAGGAGGAACGGCGCGGTCATGTTGCAGAGCTGGACCTCCAGCAGCTCCACCGGGTCGACCTCGTCCACCTTGTGTATCCAGCTGTTGCGCGCGTGCAGATCGGGCACCAGCCCGCCGGCGTCGATCGCGGTGCCCGCCTCGATCCGGGCCGGCGAGGCCGAACCGCTGGTCAGGGCGAGGGCGGTGAGGTGCTCGGCGGTCATCGGGTCGGCCTCGCCGGCCGTTATGGCCGGCAGTTCGGGGGCCCCGCTGCCGAAGCGGCCCAGGATGACCGGGGTGGGCAACTCCCCCGCGGGCAGCGGCGCGGACTCGGCCTCCACCAGCTTGCGGTACGCCTCGGGCGAACGGCGCACGGTCTGCGCGGCGTTGTTGATCAGGATGTCCAACGGGCCCTCGGCGCGCACCGACTCGGCGAGCGAGAGGACCTGCGCCGGGTCGCGCAGATCGATCCCGACGATCTTCAGCCGGTGCAGCCACTCCGCGCTGTCCGGCATCGCCGCGAAGCGCCGGACCGCGTCGTTGGGGAAGCGGGTGGTGATGGTGGTGTGTGCGCCGTCCCGCAGCAGGCGGAGCGCGATGTACATGCCGATCTTGGCGCGGCCCCCGGTGAGCAGCGCGCGCCGCCCCGTGAGGTCCGTCCTGGCCTCCCGGCGGGCCCGGTTCTCCTCCGCGCAGGACGGGCAGAGCTGGTGGTAGAACGCGTCGACCTCGACGTACCGGTCCTTGCAGACGTAGCAGGAGCGGGGCCGCTCCAGGATGCCGGCGAGCTCCGTGCTCACCGAACTGGCCAGCGCGCGGCCCATCGTCTCGTCGTCGATCCGGTCCGCGGCGCCGGTGGCGGTGGCCTCGGTGACGGCCTTGTCGTGGGCGGTCTTGGCGGCCCGGCGCTCCTGCCGGCGGCGCCGCTTGACCTCGCGGAAGACGCCGGCGGTGGCGCGTCGTATGGCGATCGCGTCGGGGTGGTCCAGCGGCAGGGTGTCGAGCTCCTCCAACACGCCGAGGCAGATCGCCATCCGCTCCGCGTCGATGCCTACGCCCTCGGCCCGGCCTTCTTCGGTCACCGTCATCGCCGCTGCCGCTTTCCTGGGTTCGTACGGTCTCGCCAGGCCGGCCGCCTCCGGCCCTCAAACCCTGTTCGAGCTTCGGCGGAACTTTACGTAGCGGCGGGCGCCTCCGCCAAACCGAGGGCGAGGAGGGGGCGGACGCGCGGGGCGGGAGCGCGGGCCGGGCGGCCACCCGCCCTCGCGGAACGTAGCCGCCTTGCTACGTACGGAAGTTGTCCGCGTGGCCCCGGTGTTCGGCCCGTTCCCCCCGCCTGATCGCGGGCGATCGGCACAATGGGGACCGTGCCGAATCACGCTGAACTCACGCTCGCCGATGGGACATCCATCCGCTTGGAGCTCGCGCCGGCGCAGGGTGCGCCCGGTCCGCCCGAGACCGCGGAAGACGCCTTCCTCGGGCTGGGAAAGGCGCCCGTCACGGCCGCGCTGCGCACCACGCTCCACCCCCTGGGCCAGTTGCTCCAGGAGATCCATGACGCGGTCACCACCGCCGAGCGGCTCCCGCCCGAGATGTCGGTGCAGTTCGGGGTGCAGATCGGCCAGGACCTCAAGCTGGGCATCGTCGGGGCCAACGGGCGGGCGTCCCTGACGGTCACCGCCACCTGGCGGCCGCAGCAGACGGAGTGAGGCCGCCGTCGCGGGCCTTCCGGGCCGGTGTCCGGCGGGCCTGCTGGTCGACGCCCGGCGGCGTAACGTCAACACTGTGCCGTGGCTGTGGGCAGGTGCACCGTGACGACGACCCGTGGGGCCGGGGAGGTCTCGCTGGGGCAGGAGTTGCTGCGGGCGATGGCGGACACCGGGGCCTCGGCCGTCATGGTCTACGAGCTGGCCCCGGACACCCCGGTGCTGCGGCTGACGGCGCTGAGCGGGCTCCCGCCGCCGGTGCTGGCCCCCTGGCGTCGGATCGCGCTGGCGGCACCGATCCCGGTCGCGGTGGCCGCGCGCCGGCAGTGCCTGGTGTGGGCGGCCGGCCACCAGCAGTTGGCCCGGGACTTTCCCCGGACGGCGGTGGCGCTGCCGTACGACTTCGCGCTGGGTGCGGCGCCGCTGGACGACGGGTCCGGGTGCCGGGGCGCGGCGGTGCTGCTGTGGCCGGCGGGGCACCCGCCGGAGCTGTCGCCCGCCGAGCGCGCCGCGTTCGCGGCCGCCTGTCGGCGGCTGGCCGCGCTGTTGCCCGTGGGGCGGAGCCCGGACGGGCCGCTGGTGGTACCGAAGCCCCCGGCCCGTATCGCCGGTCCGGACGAGGCGCGGGCCGCGGTGGACTTCGTGGAGCGACTGCCGGGCGGCGGCTGTGCGCTCGATCTGGAGGGGCGGATCACGATGCTCAGCACCGGAGCGACGGAGCTGCTGGGCGCGGGGCCGGGGCAGTTGTTGGGCGCGCGGCCGTGGGAGGCACTGCCGTGGCTCGGCGGCCCGGTCTTCGAGGACCGGTGTCGGGCCGCGGTGCTCAGCCGCCGGCCCGCCTCGTTCACCGCCTGCCGGCCGCCGGAGCAGTGGTTGACGTTCCGGCTGTTCCCGGACGGCCGGGGGGTGAGCGTGTGGTTCGGCGCCGCGGACGAGGAGCAGGACCCGGCCGCGCGCTGGCCGGCGGAGGTGCTGCCGGTGCGGGCCACGCAGATGTACCACGTGCTGCACCTGGCGGCGGCGCTCACCGAGACGGTGGGCGTCCAGGACGTCACGGACCTGTTCGCGGAGCAGATCGTGCCGGCGTTCGGCGCCCAGGGGATGTTGATGTACGCGGCGGAGGCGGGCCGGCTGCGGACCGTCGGTCAGCGCGGCTACCCGGAGGAGGCCGTGGAGGCGTTCGAGGGCATCCCGTTGAGCACCGCGCAGAGTCCCGCGGTGCGCGCCCTGGCCACCGGCGAGCCGAGCTTCTTCAGCTCCCTGGAGGAGACCGAGCGGCAGTTCCCCGGGCTGGGGAAGCTGACCGGGATGGCGGCCCGGGCGGTGCTGCCGCTGATCGTCTCCGGCCGCCCGGTCGGCTGCTGCATCCTGGCCTACCGACATCCGCGGACCTTCACCCCGGAGGAGCGCCAGGTGCTGACCTCGCTGGCCGGGCTGATGGCGCAGGCCCTGGACCGGGCGTTCCTCTACGACGCCAAGCAGCAGTTGGCGCACGAGTTGCAGGCGGGGCTGCTGCCGCGCGGGCTGCCGCCGGTGAAGGGGCTGTCGGTCGCCGCGCGCTATCTGCCGTCGACCCGCGGGATGGACATCGGCGGCGACTTCTACGACCTGATCCGGCTCGGCGCGCACCAGGTGGCCGCGGTCATCGGTGACGTCCAGGGGCACAATGCGGCGGCCGCCGCGCTGATGGGCCAGGCCCGCACCGCGGTGCACGCCTACGCGACGGCCGGCGCGGCGCCGGACGAGGTGCTGGCGCGCACCAACCGGCTGCTGGCCGACCTGGACCCGGACCTGTTCACCAGCTGCCTCTACGTCCACCTCGATCTGCGCACCCACCTGGCCTGGCTGGCCAGCGCCGGCCATCCGCCGCCGGTGCTGCGCCATCCCGACGGGCCCGCGGACGTGCTGCGGGTGCCGCCCGGCATGCTGCTGGGCGTGGCGCACGGGACCCGTTACTCGGCCACCACGGTCGCCCTGCCGCCCGGTGCGGTGCTGGCGCTCTACACCGACGGGCTGGTCGAGCGGCCGGGCGCGGACCTGGACGACGGGGTGGCGGCACTGGCCGCGGACCTCGCCGCGGCGGGGCCGGTGGACCTCGACTGCCTCGCCAACGCCGTCCTGACCCGGCGCGGCATCCATGCCGAGCGGCTGGACGACGTGGCGCTGCTGCTGCTCTCGCCGACGGACGACGGGCGGGGTGAGGGCGGATGACCCGGTATACCGGGGTGCGGCGCGCCGGTGGGCGGCGCCCGGAGAGGAGCGGCGCGGATGCATCGGGACCGAGGCGGGGCGCCGGTCGGCACGGAGGCGCCCGGGTATCCGGCCGAGCGGGCGCCGCGCTGCGGCGGACTGCCGGAGCTGGACGCCGCGGTGGTGGAGTGCCGGGCCTGTCCCCGGCTGGTGGCCTGGCGGGAGCGGGTGGGCGCGGAGCGGCGGGCGGCGTTCCGGGACTGGGACTACTGGGCCCGGCCGGTGCCGGGTTTCGGTCCTGCCACCGCGGCGTTGGCGGTGGTGGGCCTGGCGCCGGCCGCGCACGGCGGCAACCGCACCGGCCGGATGTTCACCGGCGACGCCTCCGGGGACTTCCTGTTCGCGGCGCTGCACGCGGTGGGCCTGGCCTCGCAGCCGACCGCCACGCACCGGGGCGACGGGCTGGAGCTGTACGGGGTGCGGGTCACCGCGCCGGTGCACTGCGCGCCGCCGCAGAACCGGCCGACCTCGGGCGAGCGGGACGCCTGCCGGCCCTGGCTGGCGGCGGAGCTGGGGCTGCTGGCGCCGGGGTTGCGGGCGGTGGTGGCGCTGGGCGGGTTCGGGTGGCAGGCCCTGTGGCCGGTGTTGGGCGCGACGGGCTGGTCGGTGCCGCGGCCCCGGCCGGCGTTCGGCCACGGCGCGGAGGTGGTCCTGCCGGCCGTCGGGGGGCTCGGGGAGCTGCGGGTGCTGGGGTGCTACCACCCGAGTCAGCGGAACACCTTCACCGGCAAGCTCACCCCGGGCATGCTGGTCGACCTGCTCACCCGGGCCAGGGAACTCGCCGGGCTGTGAGACGGGGCGAAAGGCCCGGGGCCAGTAGCCTCATATGGGGTAAATAGCGCATATAACACATGCACCCGGCTCGTCCGGCAGAGACGGAACGGCTCAGATGGTGGACTTCGAGGAGCACGGCCCCGCACGACGGCAGGCACCGCTGGACATCGCCGGTGCCGCCCTGGTGCTGTGCGACGCCCGCGGCCGCGTGGAGAGCTGGCCGGAGGGCGCCGAACGGCTCCTGGGCCACCCGGCCGCGGACGTCGTGGGGCGGACCGCCGCGGCCCTGCTGGCACCCGACGACGCGGCGCGGCTGCCCGCGATCGCCGCGGAGTGCCGGACGCGGGGCGGCTGGAGCGGCACCGTCACCGCCCGGCACAAGGACGGCGGACCGGTCGACGTCACGGTGCAGTTGGCCCGCGCGGTCGACGGCACGGGGGCGGCGCACTGGCTGGCGGTGGCCACCCGGGCGTCGGTGTTCCCCGGGCGGGAGATGAGCCGGGCGGTGCTGGAGCAACTGCTGCTCCAGACGCCGGTCGGGATGGCCGTGGTCGACACCGACCTGCGGTTCGTCTGGTCGAACGTGGCGCTGGAGCGGTTCGGTGGCGGCCCGGCCCGGGAGCGGATCGGGCGGCGGCTGGCCGAGGTCCAACCGGGCCTGGACGCGGAGGCGTTGGAGGCCCAGATGCGGCGGGTCCTGGAGAGCGGCGAACCGGTCCTGGGCTACGAACACATCGGCCGCCCCCAGTCGGAGCCGCACCACGAACGCGCCCACGCGATGTCCTTCGTCCGGCTCGACAACGGCGACGGCCGCCCCATCGGCGTCTGCTACACCGTCATCGACATCACCGAGCGGTACCGCAACCGCCAGCGGCTGATCCTGCTGGACCGGGCCGGCACCGCCATCGGCCAGAGCCTGGACGTGCTGCGCACCGCCCAGGAACTCGCCGACGTCGCGGTGCCCGACCTCGCCGACTTCGTCACCGTCGACCTGCTGGACTCGGTGATCCGGGGCGGCGACCCGCTGACCGGGCCGCCCGGCGACGCGGACCGGGTCGCGCTGCGCCGCGGCGGCCAGCAGTCCGCCCGGGCCGGCATCCCCGAGGCGGTCGTCGACGTCGGGGACCTGGCGTCGTACCACTCCTGGTCCCCGCCCATCCGGGCGCTGGTCGAGGGCAAGCCATGGCGGATGGAGTGGCTGGACCCGCACGGTCAGGAGTGGGCCGCGGACGTGCCCGGCGGCCGGCGCCGGGCACTGCGCGAACAGGGCCTGCACACCGCGATGGTGGTCCCGATCCGGGCCCGCGGCACGACGATGGGCGTCACCAGCTTCTTCCGCGGCGCGCGCGGCGAGCCGTTCACCGCCGACGACCTGCGGCTGGCCGAGGAGTTCGTGGCGCGGGCCGCGGTCTGCCTGGACAACGCCCGCCGCTACACCAGGGAACGGGAGGCGGCGCTCACCCTCCAGCGCAGCCTGCTGCCGCAGGGCGTGCTGGACCACAGCGCCCTGTCGCTGGCCACCCGCTACCGGCCGGCCGACGAACTGGCCGGCGTGGGCGGCGACTGGTTCGACGTGATCCCGCTGTCCGGGGCGCGGCTGGCGCTGGTGGTGGGCGAGGTGCGCGGGCACGGCATCGGCGCGATCGCCACGATGGGGCGACTGCGCACCGCCGTGCAGACGCTGGCCGCCCTGGACCTGCGCCCTGAGGAGCTGTTGGCCCGCCTCGACGACCTGGTCAGCCGGGTGTCGGAGGAGGGCGGCCAGGGCGCCGACGCCGGTGCGGTGGGCACCAGTTGCCTGTACGCGGTCTACGACCCGGTGGGCCGCTCCTTCACCGCGGCCAGCGCCGGACACCCGCCGCCGGTCATCGTCGACCCCGACGGCACCGCCACCTTCGCCGAGTTGCCGGTCGGCCCCCAACTGGGCGTCAGCGGGCTGCCGTTCGAGGCCGTCGAGGTGGCCGTCAAGGAGGACAGCGTGCTGGCGCTCTACACCGACGGGCTGCTGGCCGGCGCGGTCCCCGGGACCGGCGAACCGGCCAAGGAGCGGCTGCTGCGCGCGCTCGCCGCGCCGGACGAGGCCCTGGACGCGCTGTGCGAGTCGGTCATCGGCGCCCTGACGCCGCGCCGGCAGCACGACGACATCACGCTGCTGCTGGCCCGGACCCGCGGCCTGGCCCCGGACCGGTTCGCCGCCTGGGAGCTGGACGCAGACCCGGCCGTGGTGGGCCGCGCCCGCGAGATGGCCGCCCGACAACTGGCCGAATGGGAGCTGCCGGACCTCACGTTCACCACCGAGTTGGTGGTCAGCGAGCTGGTCACCAACGCGATCCGGTACGGGTCGGGGCCGATCCGGCTGCGGTTGATCCTGGAGCACACCCTGATCTGCGAGGTGTGCGACGGCTCCAGCACCTCCCCGTACCTGCGGCATCCGCGGACCACCGACGAGGGCGGCCGGGGCCTGTTC includes the following:
- a CDS encoding SpoIIE family protein phosphatase, which produces MADTGASAVMVYELAPDTPVLRLTALSGLPPPVLAPWRRIALAAPIPVAVAARRQCLVWAAGHQQLARDFPRTAVALPYDFALGAAPLDDGSGCRGAAVLLWPAGHPPELSPAERAAFAAACRRLAALLPVGRSPDGPLVVPKPPARIAGPDEARAAVDFVERLPGGGCALDLEGRITMLSTGATELLGAGPGQLLGARPWEALPWLGGPVFEDRCRAAVLSRRPASFTACRPPEQWLTFRLFPDGRGVSVWFGAADEEQDPAARWPAEVLPVRATQMYHVLHLAAALTETVGVQDVTDLFAEQIVPAFGAQGMLMYAAEAGRLRTVGQRGYPEEAVEAFEGIPLSTAQSPAVRALATGEPSFFSSLEETERQFPGLGKLTGMAARAVLPLIVSGRPVGCCILAYRHPRTFTPEERQVLTSLAGLMAQALDRAFLYDAKQQLAHELQAGLLPRGLPPVKGLSVAARYLPSTRGMDIGGDFYDLIRLGAHQVAAVIGDVQGHNAAAAALMGQARTAVHAYATAGAAPDEVLARTNRLLADLDPDLFTSCLYVHLDLRTHLAWLASAGHPPPVLRHPDGPADVLRVPPGMLLGVAHGTRYSATTVALPPGAVLALYTDGLVERPGADLDDGVAALAADLAAAGPVDLDCLANAVLTRRGIHAERLDDVALLLLSPTDDGRGEGG
- a CDS encoding uracil-DNA glycosylase; this translates as MHRDRGGAPVGTEAPGYPAERAPRCGGLPELDAAVVECRACPRLVAWRERVGAERRAAFRDWDYWARPVPGFGPATAALAVVGLAPAAHGGNRTGRMFTGDASGDFLFAALHAVGLASQPTATHRGDGLELYGVRVTAPVHCAPPQNRPTSGERDACRPWLAAELGLLAPGLRAVVALGGFGWQALWPVLGATGWSVPRPRPAFGHGAEVVLPAVGGLGELRVLGCYHPSQRNTFTGKLTPGMLVDLLTRARELAGL
- a CDS encoding SpoIIE family protein phosphatase, which produces MVDFEEHGPARRQAPLDIAGAALVLCDARGRVESWPEGAERLLGHPAADVVGRTAAALLAPDDAARLPAIAAECRTRGGWSGTVTARHKDGGPVDVTVQLARAVDGTGAAHWLAVATRASVFPGREMSRAVLEQLLLQTPVGMAVVDTDLRFVWSNVALERFGGGPARERIGRRLAEVQPGLDAEALEAQMRRVLESGEPVLGYEHIGRPQSEPHHERAHAMSFVRLDNGDGRPIGVCYTVIDITERYRNRQRLILLDRAGTAIGQSLDVLRTAQELADVAVPDLADFVTVDLLDSVIRGGDPLTGPPGDADRVALRRGGQQSARAGIPEAVVDVGDLASYHSWSPPIRALVEGKPWRMEWLDPHGQEWAADVPGGRRRALREQGLHTAMVVPIRARGTTMGVTSFFRGARGEPFTADDLRLAEEFVARAAVCLDNARRYTREREAALTLQRSLLPQGVLDHSALSLATRYRPADELAGVGGDWFDVIPLSGARLALVVGEVRGHGIGAIATMGRLRTAVQTLAALDLRPEELLARLDDLVSRVSEEGGQGADAGAVGTSCLYAVYDPVGRSFTAASAGHPPPVIVDPDGTATFAELPVGPQLGVSGLPFEAVEVAVKEDSVLALYTDGLLAGAVPGTGEPAKERLLRALAAPDEALDALCESVIGALTPRRQHDDITLLLARTRGLAPDRFAAWELDADPAVVGRAREMAARQLAEWELPDLTFTTELVVSELVTNAIRYGSGPIRLRLILEHTLICEVCDGSSTSPYLRHPRTTDEGGRGLFLISQFTHRWGTRYTTDGKVIWAEQLLA